The Dioscorea cayenensis subsp. rotundata cultivar TDr96_F1 chromosome 16, TDr96_F1_v2_PseudoChromosome.rev07_lg8_w22 25.fasta, whole genome shotgun sequence sequence TAGTAACACTGAGAAAAATCCAAGGGAGTATTTGAAGGCCATTGATCTGAGGAGTAGAAAGCAagttgagacaagggtcgaagaTGACCCAAGTGTCAAAGAAAAGAGGGTACCCATTGAGGCAGACCCTCAATCAACTGAACCAATAGTTGAGGGCAACAATAGGGAAAGAAATAATGAGTCTCAATCACGAACACCATTAAAATCACCCAAATACAAACCTCTAATCCCCTATTCAGCAAGgttaaagaaaaataaggatGAAGttcaattcagaaaatttatcaaCATTTCTAAACAACTCCAGATAAACATCCTGATAGTTGAGGCATTAacccaaatgcctaaatatggCAAGTTGTTGAGAGAACTCCTCACTAGCAAAAGAAAATTGGAGAAAGAAGGCACAATTGGACTCACTGGAAATTGTTTGGCCATCTTAGAGAAGAAactccaacaaaaattaaaagatctAGAATGTTTTATAATTCCATGTGTGCTTGAAGGaggagttcaagaaaatgcatTAGCGGATTCTGGGACTAGCACCAATGTCATACCCTACACTATGTACCTAAAGATTAGCTTTGATGACTTGAGA is a genomic window containing:
- the LOC120278519 gene encoding uncharacterized protein LOC120278519; translation: MQSLEHQVRQLAKVNSEHPSVSFTSNTEKNPREYLKAIDLRSRKQVETRVEDDPSVKEKRVPIEADPQSTEPIVEGNNRERNNESQSRTPLKSPKYKPLIPYSARLKKNKDEVQFRKFINISKQLQINILIVEALTQMPKYGKLLRELLTSKRKLEKEGTIGLTGNCLAILEKKLQQKLKDLECFIIPCVLEGGVQENALADSGTSTNVIPYTMYLKISFDDLRPTWMTLQLIDQSTRKPHGIVEDLCVRVDKFVFLVDFVIMDIDEDTETALILG